The Acidimicrobiia bacterium genome includes a window with the following:
- a CDS encoding 50S ribosome-binding GTPase — translation MPANLTPAYKSAEAAYKKAADPAERLDLLREMLRQIPKHKGTDHLQADIKSKIKELTEALTGPKKGGARGGPPTSFRPEGAGQIALIGPPNTGKSTLHVRLTGSHSETGPYPFTTQYPQPGMMPYLDIAFQLIDLPPVSELHPIPWMSNTLQSADGCLLVVDLGHPECVEETLAVLELLAARKIRLTERWPADGGTIGDPADPFTQYLPTILVATKSDRSRDPGADLVVFEELTGLRYPYLAVSLEEGRGLEEMGAMLFERLQVVRVYTKAPGKPPDLDRPYAMRTRQTVDDLAELVHRDFAAGLQFARVWGDGSFDGRHVGRDYELTDGDVIELHI, via the coding sequence GTGCCGGCGAACCTGACCCCTGCCTACAAATCTGCCGAGGCTGCCTACAAGAAGGCAGCCGATCCGGCGGAGCGTCTGGATCTGCTGCGAGAGATGCTGCGTCAGATTCCCAAACACAAGGGAACCGACCATCTCCAGGCAGATATCAAATCCAAGATCAAGGAGCTGACGGAGGCGTTGACCGGGCCGAAGAAGGGAGGGGCCAGAGGCGGCCCGCCCACGTCGTTCCGGCCGGAAGGAGCGGGACAGATAGCGCTGATCGGTCCGCCCAATACCGGGAAGTCGACGCTGCACGTTCGACTCACCGGGTCACACTCGGAGACCGGGCCGTATCCGTTCACGACCCAGTACCCCCAGCCGGGGATGATGCCGTACCTCGATATCGCCTTCCAGCTGATCGACCTGCCGCCGGTTTCGGAGCTGCATCCGATCCCCTGGATGAGCAACACGCTGCAGTCGGCGGATGGTTGCCTGCTGGTCGTGGACCTCGGACACCCCGAGTGCGTCGAGGAAACCCTGGCCGTCCTCGAACTCCTCGCAGCACGCAAGATCCGGCTGACCGAACGCTGGCCGGCGGACGGCGGCACCATCGGGGATCCGGCCGACCCGTTCACGCAATACCTGCCGACGATCCTCGTCGCCACCAAGAGCGACCGCAGCCGCGACCCGGGCGCCGACCTCGTCGTCTTCGAGGAGTTGACCGGTCTGCGATATCCCTACCTGGCGGTTTCGCTCGAGGAGGGACGGGGACTCGAGGAGATGGGGGCAATGCTGTTTGAACGGCTCCAGGTGGTGCGGGTGTACACGAAAGCGCCCGGCAAGCCGCCCGACCTCGATCGGCCGTATGCGATGCGAACTCGGCAGACCGTCGACGACCTGGCCGAGTTGGTGCACCGGGACTTCGCAGCGGGCCTTCAGTTCGCCCGCGTTTGGGGCGACGGCAGCTTCGATGGGCGCCACGTGGGGCGTGACTACGAACTCACGGACGGGGACGTCATCGAACTGCACATTTGA
- a CDS encoding alkaline phosphatase family protein, producing the protein MRAPDYSGGGLVNLAAELEFRLRGEHLSPRLYSDLVATIPDASTYVLALFDGLGDLQLAHPAAAPLRRYRKAALDAAFSTQTTVNLATLATATPPSVHGLVAYLLRFPGRVVNTIWWFDLLGLPVETDYASFLPAPNLPERLAAAGIETVVIQPSGYEGSPLSEVLFRTGTAIAYSDDTNAIPLALEAAAQPGRFVFLYFPHVDAAAHSEGQGSDSYAGMMDRIARYWAELAAGLPDHAVAVGTADHGHVDVPPEGRLHIDPPDGLILHGDSRCVWVAGDRAAARRMAADLPVRWVDRSEMSGWWGPEPVSPTAAGRLPDGALIAEDSIALHYPGSDAELVGYHGGLSPQELRVPLLVAHP; encoded by the coding sequence ATGCGCGCACCCGACTACTCAGGCGGCGGACTCGTCAACCTGGCGGCCGAGCTCGAGTTTCGCCTGCGCGGTGAGCACCTCTCCCCGCGGCTCTATTCCGATCTCGTCGCCACCATTCCCGACGCGTCCACGTACGTGCTGGCCCTCTTCGACGGACTAGGCGATCTCCAACTCGCCCATCCGGCCGCCGCCCCGCTGCGTAGATACCGCAAGGCTGCCCTCGACGCCGCCTTCTCCACCCAGACCACGGTGAATCTGGCCACTCTGGCCACCGCCACGCCCCCCTCGGTGCACGGACTCGTCGCCTACCTTCTGCGATTCCCCGGCCGCGTCGTCAACACCATCTGGTGGTTCGACCTCCTCGGCCTACCGGTCGAGACCGATTACGCCTCCTTCCTGCCGGCGCCCAACCTCCCCGAACGGCTGGCGGCGGCCGGCATCGAAACCGTCGTCATTCAGCCCTCCGGCTATGAGGGCAGTCCCCTCTCAGAGGTCCTCTTTCGCACCGGAACCGCCATCGCCTACTCAGACGACACCAACGCAATCCCGCTGGCGTTGGAGGCGGCCGCTCAGCCTGGACGCTTCGTGTTTCTCTACTTCCCCCATGTCGACGCAGCCGCCCACTCCGAGGGCCAGGGCTCTGACTCCTATGCCGGGATGATGGATCGAATCGCCCGATACTGGGCGGAGCTGGCGGCGGGGCTTCCCGACCATGCGGTGGCCGTAGGCACCGCCGATCACGGACACGTCGATGTTCCACCCGAAGGCAGGCTCCACATCGATCCGCCGGACGGCCTGATCCTCCATGGTGACTCCCGTTGCGTCTGGGTGGCCGGCGACCGCGCCGCCGCCCGTCGAATGGCGGCCGATCTTCCGGTACGTTGGGTGGACCGGTCCGAGATGAGCGGCTGGTGGGGTCCTGAGCCCGTCTCGCCGACCGCCGCTGGACGACTACCGGACGGGGCGCTCATCGCAGAGGATTCGATTGCCCTGCACTACCCCGGCAGCGACGCCGAACTGGTTGGGTATCACGGCGGTCTGAGCCCTCAGGAGTTGCGGGTCCCGTTGCTGGTCGCTCACCCCTGA
- a CDS encoding 2,3,4,5-tetrahydropyridine-2,6-dicarboxylate N-succinyltransferase, which translates to MSDRELIEAVYADLDRLAEARPAVERTIASLDRGELRVAEKIDGEWIVHEWVKEAILLYFRMQELTTMKAGPFEYHDKIPTKSNLADFGVRVVPPGTVRYGAFCEPGVVVMPGYVNIGARVGSGTMVDTWATVGSCAQIGRNVHLSGGVGIGGVLEPPNARPVIVEDGAFIGSRCIVTEGAIIEEGAVLGANTTITATIPIIDVTGEEPVTFKGRVPARSVVVPGTRPKQFPAGTVDLQCAYIIGHRSEATDDRTSLNDALRTFGLTV; encoded by the coding sequence GTGTCTGACCGGGAATTGATCGAAGCGGTATATGCAGATCTCGACCGTCTCGCCGAGGCGCGCCCGGCCGTAGAGCGGACGATCGCCTCGCTCGATCGCGGCGAGCTGCGGGTGGCCGAGAAGATCGACGGCGAATGGATCGTGCACGAGTGGGTCAAGGAGGCGATCCTCCTTTACTTCCGGATGCAGGAACTGACCACCATGAAGGCGGGTCCCTTCGAGTATCACGACAAGATCCCGACGAAGTCGAACCTCGCCGACTTCGGAGTACGCGTCGTACCGCCCGGAACCGTTCGCTACGGCGCATTCTGCGAACCGGGGGTCGTGGTGATGCCCGGTTATGTGAACATCGGCGCCAGGGTCGGCTCAGGGACGATGGTCGACACCTGGGCCACCGTGGGATCGTGTGCACAGATCGGCCGGAACGTGCATCTGTCGGGCGGCGTCGGCATCGGGGGAGTGCTGGAGCCTCCCAATGCCCGCCCCGTCATCGTTGAGGACGGTGCCTTCATCGGTAGCCGCTGCATCGTCACCGAGGGGGCCATCATCGAAGAGGGGGCGGTCCTCGGCGCAAATACAACGATCACGGCCACGATTCCGATCATCGACGTAACGGGTGAAGAGCCCGTGACCTTCAAGGGACGGGTACCCGCCCGGTCGGTCGTGGTGCCGGGTACCAGGCCCAAGCAGTTCCCGGCGGGCACCGTCGATCTCCAGTGCGCCTACATCATCGGCCATCGCTCCGAAGCGACGGACGATCGTACGTCGCTCAACGACGCGCTCCGGACGTTCGGATTGACGGTATGA
- a CDS encoding aminotransferase class I/II-fold pyridoxal phosphate-dependent enzyme codes for MHTNPVLDRLGSYPIAELQEQARTMRAEGHPLLDFSVGDPREPTPAFIPDALRAAVPVVSQYPTTTGLPELRRAVADYVQRRFGVRIDPDRNVLPTAGSKEAIFSTPLAFVDRSAGDVVVWATPGYPIYERGALLAGAVGHSVTLTGDFVLRPDQIPEPVWERASLVWTNYPHNPTGALASRDDVEAMYRKARQTDTWLMGDECYVDLYEDEKPPSILEVADDGIEGALSFLSLSKRSGMTGYRSAAIVGDARAITALRSLRTSTGTASPEFVQSAAVAAWSDDDHAAERRQIFGAKRALLRAAFENLGYPVVASRAGLYLWVEVDDDVAIAARLLKGGVLVSPGRAFGPGGEGYIRLALVPTLEESEHAVEVLTTCLTGN; via the coding sequence ATGCATACGAACCCCGTGCTTGACCGCCTCGGCTCCTACCCGATTGCGGAACTCCAGGAGCAGGCCCGCACGATGCGCGCCGAGGGTCACCCGTTACTCGACTTCTCGGTCGGTGATCCTCGTGAACCCACACCGGCGTTCATCCCCGACGCCCTCCGCGCCGCAGTCCCGGTCGTTTCCCAGTACCCGACCACCACCGGTCTTCCAGAGCTGCGCAGGGCAGTCGCCGATTACGTACAAAGGAGGTTCGGCGTTCGGATCGACCCTGATCGCAACGTCCTCCCTACGGCCGGATCGAAGGAAGCCATCTTCTCCACGCCGCTTGCGTTCGTCGATCGATCGGCCGGCGATGTGGTCGTGTGGGCGACCCCGGGTTATCCGATCTACGAACGTGGTGCCCTGCTGGCCGGCGCGGTCGGCCATTCGGTGACACTGACCGGCGACTTCGTATTGCGCCCGGATCAGATTCCCGAGCCCGTGTGGGAACGGGCCAGCCTCGTCTGGACCAACTATCCGCACAATCCGACCGGCGCCCTCGCCAGCCGGGACGACGTCGAAGCCATGTATCGCAAAGCCCGGCAAACGGATACGTGGCTGATGGGCGACGAGTGTTACGTCGACCTCTACGAAGATGAGAAACCGCCGTCGATCCTCGAAGTGGCCGACGATGGAATCGAGGGCGCTCTATCGTTCCTGAGCCTCTCCAAACGGTCTGGAATGACCGGCTATAGGTCGGCGGCCATCGTTGGTGATGCAAGGGCGATTACCGCCTTGCGCTCGCTGCGGACGTCAACCGGGACGGCTTCGCCCGAGTTTGTGCAGTCGGCTGCGGTGGCCGCCTGGTCGGACGATGATCACGCTGCCGAGCGCCGGCAGATATTCGGGGCCAAGCGAGCACTGCTGCGAGCAGCCTTTGAGAACCTCGGCTACCCGGTGGTGGCGTCGAGAGCCGGCCTGTACCTGTGGGTCGAGGTCGACGACGATGTCGCAATTGCGGCGCGCCTGCTCAAAGGAGGCGTGTTGGTCTCGCCCGGTCGTGCCTTCGGGCCCGGCGGCGAGGGCTACATCCGGCTCGCCCTGGTTCCGACGCTGGAAGAGTCCGAACACGCGGTGGAGGTGCTGACGACGTGTCTGACCGGGAATTGA